The nucleotide sequence CCAATCTTTCTTTTTCAGCAGGATCTAATTGGGAATGATCCTTCCAAGTTTCTTTATCACGAAAAAAATCAGATAAGTTTTTTTGGACGTAAACAAGTCCACCATGGAGAAGTTCATCCATGATCTTTTCACCAAAATCGTTGCGAATGAGGGTATTATCAAAATCAAAACAGGCAATGCCTGGTTTTTTCGGTATGATGGTAGTCAGACGGTCGTAGATTTCGTCCGTCCAACTGTTCTTTGTCAGGTTAGTCACTAATACTTAGTCTGCAAATCCGACGATGCTTGTGGCAACTCCTTCTTCGTAGGGAGTGAGAAAGTTTTCAGGATTTAAATACACATTATGAAATCGGACTTCGAAATGGACATGGGGACCAGTCGACTTTCCTGTATTTCCAGAGAGAGCAATGATTTGTCCCTTACGAACCACATCCCCTGGTTTTACGAGTAACTCTTGGTTGTGTCCGTAAACCGTATGAAAGTGGTTCATGTCGTGGTGATAAATTTTGACCGCGAGGCCATAATCTCCACCGCGACCCGCTTCTTCGACCACTCCATCTGCAGCGGCAAGAACGATTGAATTTTTCGGAATGGCGATGTCGAGACCTGTGTGCCAGGTATTCCAACGTCTTCCAATCCGTGAAGAAATGCGAGATTTGTGATTGGGAAGTACAGGCCAGATGAATTGGTCGATAGGTGATTCTACCGTTTCGCGAAAGAGTTCCTTTTCTTGGAGTCCCCGCATGTATTCGGCAGAATAAGGAAAGAAAATGGAACGCTTCAGATGTTTGAGATCGGTTTCTTTCAGTTGGTTGATCTCCATTACCTCTTGGGCAAGGATTCCAAACTCTGATGCCTTCTCAAGGAGGCTCTTTTTTTCGGCATTTAGATCCACCCAGAGACCCCATTGTTCATTGTAACGCTGGAAGACATGGTTGTCCAAAAAAACAGGACCATTTTTTTGTTTCTGGTAGGCCGCATAAGCGGAGTAGGTCACTACGAATAGGATTAAGACCAGAATGATATAGTAACTGCGGTTTCGCTTCATCTCATTTCGCCTCATAAACTATGGTGCAATGCCAAATTCTCACGACGACCCATCCGGTCAAGGCGAACGGTCTGGGAATTCGCCCCAAACATGGCATTTATGTGACATAACACTGCGACTCGTTTTCAGGTCATCTGTTTTTCTTTTGGCAAAATGATTAGGGAACGGTGTTTAGAGAAGGTGGGATGAGCTTTTATCGAACAGGTGTGGAGAGAGAAAGGAAAAAACCCTCCTGTCAGAAGAGATCCAGACAGGAGAGGGAAAGGATTTGTTTTCTTAGCGAAAGAACTTTGGTTCAGGCAGCTTGGGCTTTCTGGCTGTTTGTCCGGTAGAGGTAGATACCAGCGACAAGAAGGCAAACAATGCCGATCACATAATAGGCCCAACTCAGGTCGAAGTAGGCAATCACCAGAAATCCAAAAAGAAGGCGCCCGATTTCCATCGCTCCCGCCCAAGATTTCCCTTCGATCAGGGCATTGATGGAAAGTAAGGAAAGGGTTACCCAAACAGTCACAAGGATTTGAGAGATAAGGGAGAATTTTGCCACAAAAAGAAGGAAGGCAAAAGACAAAAGGAGAACAAGCACAAACCAAGTGGTTGTATAGGTTCTGACTTCTGGCTGCGGTTTGGGATCATACTTATAGAAAGTTGCGGGACTGACTTCTGGAATCGGTAAAAATCCGGACGGTTTAGATCCTTCTCTTGGGTACCAACCTGGTGGTTTGAAAAACACCTTAATTTTATCCAAGAAATAAGGAGCACTTACCGCTTGTTTGATCAGTTCCCAATAATAATGAACATTCGCATACACAGGATTGAAACTACGAAGGGGTTTTACCGTTCCATAAACACAAGGTTCTGTTTCTTCTCGGAAAGTTCCAAACATCCGGTCAAAGATGATAAAGATTCCCCCATGGTTTTTATCAATATAGATGGGGTTGATCGCATGGTGGACGCGGTGGTGCGAAGGAGTCGAAAGTAAGTATTCACCAATCTTTCCGATTTTACCTATCGCTTTGGTATGTACCCAAAATTGGTAGATAAGGTTGATCTGTCCGCTGGCAAGGTACATCCAAGGATGGAATCCGATAAGGGCCAAAGGAACATAGAAAATCCAAGAGATAATTCCCCCAAGTCCAGGTTGGCGGAGAGCCACAATCAAATTGTATTCTTCACTGTGGTGGTGGATCACATGTCCTGCCCAAAGGATATTCACTTCATGGGCCAAACGGTGGGACCAGTAATAACAAAAGTCTTGGCCGACAATACAAAGGACCCAAGCCCAAGGGTTGGTCATCGCAAATTCAAAGAATCGGAAATGTTCGTAGATGTAAAAATAAGCGAAAAGTCCAATTCCCTTTTGGAAAAGACCCCAGATTTGGGAAATGATTCCGGTGCTTAAGTCGGCAATGGAATCGTTT is from Leptospira perdikensis and encodes:
- a CDS encoding sterol desaturase family protein → MFENFTPPPIVTYVIPIFFLLIGIEVYIGYRKNKALYRLNDSIADLSTGIISQIWGLFQKGIGLFAYFYIYEHFRFFEFAMTNPWAWVLCIVGQDFCYYWSHRLAHEVNILWAGHVIHHHSEEYNLIVALRQPGLGGIISWIFYVPLALIGFHPWMYLASGQINLIYQFWVHTKAIGKIGKIGEYLLSTPSHHRVHHAINPIYIDKNHGGIFIIFDRMFGTFREETEPCVYGTVKPLRSFNPVYANVHYYWELIKQAVSAPYFLDKIKVFFKPPGWYPREGSKPSGFLPIPEVSPATFYKYDPKPQPEVRTYTTTWFVLVLLLSFAFLLFVAKFSLISQILVTVWVTLSLLSINALIEGKSWAGAMEIGRLLFGFLVIAYFDLSWAYYVIGIVCLLVAGIYLYRTNSQKAQAA
- a CDS encoding M23 family metallopeptidase encodes the protein MKRNRSYYIILVLILFVVTYSAYAAYQKQKNGPVFLDNHVFQRYNEQWGLWVDLNAEKKSLLEKASEFGILAQEVMEINQLKETDLKHLKRSIFFPYSAEYMRGLQEKELFRETVESPIDQFIWPVLPNHKSRISSRIGRRWNTWHTGLDIAIPKNSIVLAAADGVVEEAGRGGDYGLAVKIYHHDMNHFHTVYGHNQELLVKPGDVVRKGQIIALSGNTGKSTGPHVHFEVRFHNVYLNPENFLTPYEEGVATSIVGFAD